TAAGGGGCTACTGCTACAGTAGCCCCTCATTTAATGCTTATTTTTTTGTAATATATCCTTGGGCTTTTAGTAGTTCAGCAATAAGTACTGCACCCCCTGCTGCCCCTCGGACTGTGTTATGGGATAAGCCGACAAATTTATAATCATATACTCTATCTTCACGAAGTCTTCCTAAGGTAACGCCCATACCATTTTCGTAATCTCTATCAAGCTTAGCCTGAGGACGATTTTCCTCTTCAAAATATTTAATAAATTGCTTAGGTGCGGAAGGAAGGGATAATTCCTGAGGAAGGCCCTTAAATTCATTCCATGCTTTAATAATTTCTTCCTTAGAAGGTTTTTTCTCAAAGCTGACAAAAACAGCTGCTGTATGACCGTCACTTACCGGTACCCGGATACATTGAGTAGTAATTACCGGTTCTTCTGCTTTAACTATTTGGCCATTTTCAACCTTGCCCCATAGCCTAAGAGGTTCCTGCTCACTCTTTTCTTCTTCACCGCCGATATATGGAATTATATTATCTACCATTTCAGGCCAATCTTCAAAATTCTTACCTGCTCCGGAAATAGCTTGATAAGTGGTAGCCACAACAACCTTAGGCTTATATTCTTTCAGAGCATGTAAGGCAGGGGCATAGCTTTGGATTGAGCAATTGGGTTTTACTACAATAAAACCTCTATCTGTTCCAAGACGCTTTTTTTGTGCCTCAATAACCTCTAAATGTTCCGGATTTATCTCCGGTACTACCATAGGAACATCCGGTGTCCATCTATGGGCACTGTTATTGGAGACCACAGGTGTACCGGTCTTAGCATAGGCTTCTTCAATTGCCTTTATTTCTTCCTTAGACATATCTACGGCGCTAAATACAAAATCAACACTTTCGGTTACTTCCTTAATATCATTAACATCCTTTACAATTAGCTTCTTAACTTTATCAGGCATAGGTGTAGCCATCTTCCACCTGTTACCTACTGCCTCTTCATAAGTCTTACCGGCACTTCTAGGACTAGCAGCTACCGTAACCACTTCAAACCATGGATGATTTTCAAGAAGAGATATAAATCTTTGTCCTACCATTCCGGTACCGCCAAGAATACCAACCTTTAATTTTTCCATATTCATTCCTCCACTTTGTTCTTGCACGACATACATCTGTCTTTCTAGTAAGTATACTATACTCTAATTTTGTAAAAAATCAATTCTTTTTTATAAAATTATATAACTTTGTCAATTTTGTTAGAAACCAATATATTTATTCATAAAGTTTGGTTATTTTAACAGGTCTATATATTCATCCATTAAAACTTCCAACTCCTTAAAGGTCTCAATCTCATTAATCCTATTCCTAAGTTTAGCAGAACCGGGATAACCTGAGGTATACCATGCCACATGTTTTCGCATTTCTCTCATACCTATATATTCCCCCTTGTACTCTATAGCCAATCTGCCATGGCGCAGTATCATCTTAGCCACCTCATCAAAGCTGGGCTTTTCCATTATTATTCCCAAGTTCAAGTATGCTTTTATTTGTTGGAATATCCAGGGATTACCCCTGGCAGCTCTGGCTATCATTATTCCGTCGCAGCCGGTGTCTGTAAGCATAGCTTTTGCATCCTCAGGTTTTATTATATCCCCGCTTCCTATAACAGGTATTGATACTGCTTCCTTAACTTGGCGAATAATATCCCAGTCTGCCTTTCCGCTATAAAATTGCTCCCTGGTTCTTCCATGAACAGCAATAGCGGCGGCACCGCTTTCTTCTGCAATCTTTGCTATCTCCACAGCATTTACATTTTCCTTATCAAAGCCCTTGCGTATCTTTACTGTTACCGGTTTTTTTATAGCTTTAG
This genomic interval from Herbinix luporum contains the following:
- the asd gene encoding aspartate-semialdehyde dehydrogenase: MEKLKVGILGGTGMVGQRFISLLENHPWFEVVTVAASPRSAGKTYEEAVGNRWKMATPMPDKVKKLIVKDVNDIKEVTESVDFVFSAVDMSKEEIKAIEEAYAKTGTPVVSNNSAHRWTPDVPMVVPEINPEHLEVIEAQKKRLGTDRGFIVVKPNCSIQSYAPALHALKEYKPKVVVATTYQAISGAGKNFEDWPEMVDNIIPYIGGEEEKSEQEPLRLWGKVENGQIVKAEEPVITTQCIRVPVSDGHTAAVFVSFEKKPSKEEIIKAWNEFKGLPQELSLPSAPKQFIKYFEEENRPQAKLDRDYENGMGVTLGRLREDRVYDYKFVGLSHNTVRGAAGGAVLIAELLKAQGYITKK
- the dusB gene encoding tRNA dihydrouridine synthase DusB; translated protein: MSFYIGDVEIKGKLCLGPMAGVTDLPFRLLCKEKGADLVYTEMVSAKGIKYNNNNTKELLSVKDEERPVAIQLFGSDPDIMADTAKKIEYMNFDILDINMGCPVPKIVNNKEGSALMNNPKLVGEIVSKVSKAIKKPVTVKIRKGFDKENVNAVEIAKIAEESGAAAIAVHGRTREQFYSGKADWDIIRQVKEAVSIPVIGSGDIIKPEDAKAMLTDTGCDGIMIARAARGNPWIFQQIKAYLNLGIIMEKPSFDEVAKMILRHGRLAIEYKGEYIGMREMRKHVAWYTSGYPGSAKLRNRINEIETFKELEVLMDEYIDLLK